A window of Daucus carota subsp. sativus chromosome 2, DH1 v3.0, whole genome shotgun sequence genomic DNA:
TCCCTATATAAATAAGTTGAGAAACCTTTCAAGTACAACCCCAAACAACCAAAATCCAAAATTTCCTATTTTCTATTTCAATTATTGCAGCAACACTCAAATTTGTTATGACCAAAAATTCCTCCATTAAcagttaaatttttgtttaggtCGATCGGTGTGTGGCCGCCAGCATCTTGTTCCTTAAATATTACAATACAATCGACCAAATATCCTAGTAAAACGGtaatagaaaagaaaaagaaaagatatttaatataaatatatgtgaatCTATCTGTctaaagaaaaagaattattttatgCAAATCTAACATATCTATATAATTTCTATAAACTGATCatataaatatcaatttttattatgttaGATAAACCTCGTAAATACGCATTTAGAAACGTTTCTCACTTCCATGTGTATACATATGAAAGAGTATCCAAAATTCAGTACTAGCTAGAGACAAGTTGCACATCGGATCatcttaattaataaatattagttattttaaTCGAATTATATAGATATTAATATCTTCTCAATATGATATTGTACattaattaaattcttttttttttgctaactacattaattaaattctgttttattagattatcattttcaaaattgtattattaattaattaagatttCAGCGATGTGGATTATTGTTATGCTTGTCttacaattttcaaaaccaaaccATTATATACTTGGAGGAGATGGCGGAGATGGTTGAATACaagtattgtaatatatgtatatttctcTATTGTCAAAATAGTTgttcaaatactccctccatcctaaATTAGATGAGCTTTTTGAGGAAAAAAATTATCCCAAAATACTTGAGCTTCTCTCTTTTCAATACACATTTATCAACAATTTTCCATACTTACcctttcttatttatcatttctAATATAGCATCTAGCTAATACAATTGAaagtcaacacaataaatatgggtAGAGATGGAAAAAAGAAGAATCGTTTAATactccttaatatgtgtgaaatgagcaaaaagctcatctaaattgggatggagggagtaacggATAATTAGACACACAATGATGaaaataattgtttatattgatACTAACGAGTGAAACTTTCTCATTTTACGCTTATAACACTCAATTAAATTCTCTCGATAAAATACAAAGCTTCACATATGATCCAGGGCACTTGTCAATCTCTCatgcatataattataaaacatGAGTTTATAAACAAGGTACCTATCAATTAATAACAGTGAATTCGATCGTTTTAATGTAAATAACATGAGTTTATATACAAGGTACCTATCAATTAATAACAGTGAATTCGATCGTTTTAATGTAAATAAGAGCTACGTTCATTTCTGATTGTTGTTATATAGTTATCATTAATACCAATATTTCCATCATCTAGTATATTTTTTCTTTAGAGTAGCCATTTCAACTTTATCTTTAAGACTTGTCCatcaataaataggaattttctTTTATGCAGTTTTTATAGACTCTTTAAGCATGCCAATTCTAGCAGTTTGGTAGACTTTGATCAACAAACCTTGGCCTTCTCTTAACATGCCTTTGATTCTATACAACTTCCATGTTGGACATTGTTCTAGTATTTTGATCATCATCACTTTTATTTCTAACAAATTTCCTATTTATGCTTTAGacatatatcataaattttggttGATGATGTTAAAACTATGTTAAGCACTAGAATAATTCAGACAAGAAAAGATCACATGCCAATGGTTCAATTTCTATCTTCAGGGTAATCTTCTAAATTTGGATTATGTCTCAAAAACTCAGTTAACAACAATTCTTCACCTACATCCAATGCTTGAGTGACATTTTCTTTGAATTCAACCATCTCATGATTTagacacatatataatataatagtgAAGAGCTCTCAATTTATCTGCCGGCTTCTAGTTTTATTCCAATAAATCATCAGTCAAAACTATATTATGCACCATTCATTCTTGTGAAATATACATAAGATTCTAAGAGATGCTtctttatgaataaaattttgatttcaatttctttATCTCTTCCCCCTTGACCTATGCACATCAGCTTAAATGGAAGTTCTTCTCACTTTTGCAACATGTAAATTTCCTTATCTCTTTCTTCAATTTTGTCTAACCAAAACCATAGAGATCTTGTTCTCACTTGAGTGAATTCTGCTCTTTTATATAGTAGAAAACTAATACTGTATAAGTTAGTTCATTTTTCCTTCTTGAACTCAAGTAGAGTTTAGAAATTTATCCATCTCACACTGCCaaattccaaaaaatataataaataatcacTGATTTATTGCTTTGTGATGAATCCTTTGTGCTTATATTCAATCCCCGTAAGATCTTGCTTCTTAACTAGACAATCTGAGATCAACTTATTAAGTTGTTTTCGTGTCATTTTTTCACCATCTTATCCAATAGAGAATGATGATCATTTGAAATTTATAGTGTAGTAATAACATTCTTAAACTTTTCTGAACTCTGTAAACAAGACTTGTCTTAGGAGCCCAAGGTTGGTAACTCTGGTTTGGTGCTAGATAGTTTGGAGCTTCACTTTCAGGAGACACCATTTCCtcctttcaaaaaaataatttgatgctCTGAATATTCACTGGTGTAAATAGATTTTCTTTGTCGTTCTACACAGGAAATTTCTTCACCAAGTTCATAGTTATCACGAGCCTTGTTGTATATTAAGCAACAAAACTTGAGCTTACCtttctcaaaaatattaattaggtATAGTGTTTTGTGATTTACTCACCTCCTCCTGAACAAGATAATTAAAGCTTCTTCATAATTAAGTTAACTCTAGCACATAATTCATCTACAGAaataacaatattaataaataatctatTCAAGATTGTTGGAAATATGGACCACTACAGCAACAATgagatatttatataatactccctctaatttctttacaatttttttgcattactcgacacgcattttaaggcgcatataaaatattgtttcataattttgatttgaaatttttcttctttttgtataaaagatagtaaatattcattcaaaagaaaaaaatataaaataattatcaactatattttataacaacATTAGAACGCATGCCACACCCCATCCTCCAATTTAAACAATTGAGGAGGACGGAGTGAGTATATTTAACAATACGAGACCAAGACACAAGAATTACTACCGTTCAGTCGTTCACCAAAGTCACAACCATGTATACCAAAAAACAAAAGTAGTGCTTATGCTCTGTTTGGTTGGCCTGAATGGAATGAGTTTTGGAGAGAATCGAATGGTCCATTCAGCCCatcaaaaaattttattgtttggtTGAGCCAAAGTAATGGAATGGTCCATTCTTTCGATCATTCCATTCTGGGCCGGCAGTATACAACCTATTCTCGAACAAAACAGAGGGACAGCTCCATTCCATTCTCTTCTCTGCTACCGCACAAAATCAACATATACAAAAATTGTCCGTTGTATCCGGCGATTCTCAGCGAGCTTCGAACTCTACCGAATCTGCAATCATCAACGAATATGTTTCGTTTTCATTGATCTACCATAATCTACGATTCTTAACATTTTCAAACCTCAATCTATCTAAATAAACAGGTTTGATTTCCATCCATTTAAATTTCTTCATTATTCTTTCTAATTTATGTGCTTTTATGTCGATTGATTTCGATAAATCAtttgtcaatctagctaatTTATGTGATTTCGGTGTATGGATGTGCCTTGGGCAGTTGCTCATTCCGGATTAGATGCTTGTGTTTCACCATGTGTATTacgtgtttgatgaaatgcctcATAGAACAATGAGAATTGCATGTGCTTGATTTATTCTCTGATGGAGTATGTGTCAGTAGGCCGATACAGAGAATGTATTAAGCTAGATAATTTGTGAATTTTTGCATGTTAAAATACTTGCAAAGTGAATCTACAGGAGGTCCACAGGGGCTCTTATAATcaaggattttatttttaactatcTGATTGCTTATATTCACAAGTATATTTGTGTTATGTTTTAGACAAGGCAGATGCCATGTTTGGCTGTGAGTTTGGTCCTGATTTTCATAGGTTTCTTGgctctaatttttaaattttggtggTACTAAATTGTATGGAAGTCCATTCATTTATATTGTCCTAACTGATATGCCAGAGAAATTTTAGGTTTGTTATTCTTTAGTCTTGATTTAACTTCTGTTGCTTGTTTTAACCTATACCATATTTGTTTTCCAATGTCTTTGTGGATTTTAAGGTCATTTTCGTGTTGATTATTGACTGCAAAATTTGAGCTTTATTATAATGGTTTGCTGGAGCTTCATCTTGTTAACATAAGAGAAACATAAGAATAATTAGGCCTAAATCTTGCTTAGCAGTTGCTGTGTCGACTCAACTTAGGATGTAATCTGAACCTTGTTTTACGGATTTTACTCTATTACATGATCTAATTTGGCGGGTTTGTGCTTATGGCAGAGAAACCTGAGCCTGTTGAGGAAAAGGCTGCTGAAGGTGGTTCTGTTAACAGAGGTAAGACACCGGAACTGATTAAGAAAATTGTGATTAATTGCACAGGAGATAGCTTTGTTGGGTGGCTTTTTATCTTGGTTAATTCAGAGTTACCAAGGTTCAACACTGTACTGGATATAAATCTGCGTTGCTGAGTTCATATGATTTATCATTATTTGTCCTGAGTTCATATGATTTTATGTTGTTGAGGTGCTgcagattttataaaattatagttttatctGATATTCTGTTCTTTGCCAAGTAGAATCTTCATCTGTTGCTATTTTAGTCATCAGGAGCACACACTTCTGATGAACTTCTCATCCTGGTTTTCTACAATCTCTCTTGTGTTATTTAGATCATGTTGTGACACTCTAAATTATTTACTCGGCTATGTTGTTCGTTGATTGCTGTCACAAGGTTCTACATTATAGAAAATTATTGTTTACTTTTGAATATGTcttgatttatatatatgatgacCAAACTGTTGGACTGATAATCTCACTCTCAACTGGCTAGTGAAACTTAAACCAAACTCTTGTCATTAGAGTCCTTGTACTCCTGTATTCTTTATAAGTTTCTGGTGtgtataaatacatatttacaaagcatttgcacttGGTTTATTTTTGACCATTATTGTCGTATCATCTAGTGTTGCACATACACACTTACATTTCATCTTTTACATGGGGCTGTATTGTAATGACTCACTTTTTGTCACTGTAGATGCCATTTCATGCACTAAATGTGATACCTGGTCTATTTGAGCACTCGAAAAATGCATCTTAGACTCTGCAGTTTTGTCAATGTGGACTAACAAAGTTTCCTGTCAAGTTCTTTACTCTGCAGTTCATTCAATTTTCTGAATTTTGGCTAAACAACTAAATTTGTTCGCAGCCAGATCTGAACCTGCATCTTAGAGTACTGAATGCGGCTTCATCTTAAATTTCTGATTGTTCAGAGTGCTTTATTCTCTGATGCTGGCTTGGAAAGTGGACTTGGTCATGCTGGAGAAGTGGGAGGGCTAGTAATAGTTCGGAATCTTGACCTCTTCTTGGagaatttttgtattttatttgtaaattatgaaGGAGAATTAGTAGTGGCcaaagtttggattttttttttaaatttttaatatttattatagttGATTTAGTTGCTACTAATTTGTGTAATGAAATGTGAAGTATGATTGACATGAAATTAATCCATTTGtctatttgatttataaattctggaagttaaaattttatatgaaaaaatttgataaaaaaataattaattaccattccattcctttgaGTAACCAAACAACTCAAATGAATGGAATGGTTCATTCCATtccaatcataaaaaaaataaccaaaCAAGAGTTTTGAATTGATCATTCCATTCAACCTTCTTTCCTTTCTCTCACCATTCCATTCTTAACAAACTTCATtcctcccaaccaaacacaacattagttgTCAGGCCTTCAAACAAGTCGTATAAAGAGGTTTGATAAAAGAGAGAGTTTGATTCGAGTTTTGTTTACGCGAGACGCAAACATTCATCCAAATCACTGATCGACCCGACATATGTCGTGGCATGATGAGTTGGCGGCGCCCGTGCGCGAGACACTCATCTATATgatactccttctgtcccataATAAGAGTCgatttgacttttttcacgtaatttgggGTGTAAATAAACATatctctatatattatttttcaaattttcattttctgaataaaagtttaacctctatatttttatttttattcagaataagaaaatttaaaaaataatatgtagagacatgtttttttacacctcaaattactGTGTAAAAAGTGAAAGCGACTCTTAAGACACAGAGAGTACATCCTTGCACGCCTTATTAGTTGTACACTAACTTTGCACATGTTTCCTAACTAAAGTGAAAGCTACTCTTAAGACACAGAGAGTACATCCTTGCACGCCTTATTAGTTGTACACTAACTTTGCACATGTTTCCTAACTAAAGCCAACCACCTCTTCATATTATTTCTAAGTACGACAAGTCCCCGCAACTCTTTCGAAACTCTCTCAAATTCTCCATCTTAACTCAATTTCTCTAGAAAAATACTTAAATACAAACATGAGAATTTAAGTGCTCGTTAAAAGGAACAACCTCCAATCATTAGAATTCGTAAATTACATCGAGTGAATAGTTTAATTGTAccctaaattttcatttttctaaCATATATGCATCTGGATTCAGCTATACTAAAATCGGCCAAGTTAGGCGTAATATAGTTGCTAATGATAACAGATAATGAAGATGAACAGGATGAACGCAGCAACTAGAAGCACCACTATGCTTGCCAGAGTTATGGTTGTTTCTTTCATAAGCACCACCAGCACCTGCTCCAGCAACAACTCCTCCATACTTGGGTAGACCACTGCTATCACCTCCTCCTACTCCATGCCCGTGACTCCCACCGTGGCTGCTTCCGTGAGCTGCGCCACCATGCCCCCCATGACCTCCACCTCCGCCACCAGCACGTCTGTTGACGCTACTCACAGCTTTTTCTTCTATTTCTAACTCTTGTTTTAGCATATATCCTTTGTGTATGAGTTGCTCCTTGTTGCTGGCTGTAAAGTAGTTGTATAATCAAGTATCACAGCCGAAAGAGAACAACAAAATAGTACTCTATAAGTTTGTTTGAATTATGAGAATTCATTTCAACTCAATCAATGAAAATGATAATTACAAGTATATAGCATGTTTGAGAGCTTGGATTTCATCGTCATATAAAAGAGTTAAGACTTATCATCGTCATATACCTGAGAGCGACGAATGTGGGGAAGATGTATAACTTGATGCACGGAGATGTTGAAGCCGGAAAAACAGCAGAAACACGGGTAATATTTTCATGTACATTTCTATCCCAAGCTCTGTATATTTTCTCGTAAAATTCAGCACCTAGTAATAATTTGATTCAAGTAACTACTGATGCAAAAATTATTACTGTATGCTCCACCCTCGatctatataaatatacatgcaCCTCTTTCTTCAAGTTAAAAAAGTTGTTTAGATATACCGCGTTAAGATTTACCTTAACTCGTAAGCAAAGTACTCGATTCTTTGTTTGTGTTCGATTCATGGACACCACGTCATTTTGCAGAGGATACCTATATGGTGCAGACACTCAACTTTTGTGGTGTCACTTTTTTCTTGAGCACTTTAAAGGTATCACTTTGTTTAAACAAATATGATTTGTCTCTCGGGAAACCTCACTATTTTGTGgtaatttttctattttgtgTTCTACACCGTAAATTCAAACCATAAATTTCTAGTAACAGTTTAAATATGTAAACATCTAATTATAACTCGTCAAATTGACTTCATGTTAATTAAaacttacatatatattatataatcattattattaatgtgagTGGAACCAATCATACGTTactattataatttgaaaaaaaaaaaattaaaaacaaaaattttggataccaaatattttttcttaaacaAATTGtatagaaaaatttgtattttgCCATACAAATGGCAAGAGTAGGAAAGCATTATAAGAACTACTGGACTATACGTATAATTACCAGTCAACCTACTAATTGGGATCTTAATTTAGGATTTCAGTTTTCAGATATTTAGATTTTAGAACATCTCCGGTAGTTACTAGCATTGTTATCCAAAACCAAATTTAGGCGTCAAGGGCAAGAACTGCTTGGGATAGCAATACCATGTCCTTATGATCTAGATAACCTGTCACATATTCAGCCGTATCATTTATTGAGGTTGCTATGTCCTGCGTGTATCGAATAATTTGCATGACATGTGTTCGATCAGTTGGGTAATCACCTGGCGGAGTTCCTCTAAAAACTTCTGTATGATCAATAATAATTGAAAGGCTTCCAGTTCCGTCAAGATTTTATCAAAATCAAGGTTAAGAGTCTGGAATCTGGATAAGACCAATCTGAATCTCACAGTGTGGCTTAAAGTTCTTATTGCGCCCTCACTGGTCCCGTTCCTCCTCATAGCTTAGACGATGCATTAATTATAGTCTGATATTTGAGATTATaacattcaaaattttttgGTTCTCTCAAATTTCTTCAGGACCTAAACTGTCCAAAGAATAGAACTGAATATTTACACATGATAGATTCTTATATATATCTGCATGTGATCCAGACCGTTGAAGTTCATTGTCAATTTTTCTCATCTGAATCTAAACCAGCTAAATATATACCATCTCTGTTTCattcaattttaacaaaattattacaGCACAAACTATACTAATTTTATATTGGTTTCTCACAATTCTGTCAGTGTTAGAGCTTTgtaattataagaaaatatttgtGAGAGAAGTAATTATACATAGCTCAAGTTATTAACCACATGTGAAATCTACCCAGTTCAGGAGGTCTCGAGTTAATCTGAGCTCGAACTCATGATTCTGAGCACTGATGACGAGTTGGTTGATTCTGAACAAGTTTGATTCACAAATTTATGATAGGTCTCCAGATCCTTGGCAGTCAGCTGGCAAGACTTTAAAATCTTAACATCGAGAAATGTCAAACTCTTTTACAATATTTCATGCATTTTGGTTTGCTTTATATGATCGGAATTTCTAATGTGTACATTATTCTTTAGGCATGTGATAAATTTTATCATCTCCCATTCcatttcattaataataataactcaCTACATACACTAAATctttactaataaaaatatatgaacttCCACGAAATATTTTGCCTCGAACTCCTTGATGTACAATACACCATATTATCAGAGTTGTTGTCAATTTTTTAGACCATGGTAAGGTAGTCCATGCTgttaaactatatatatattgtcattcaacattttttttgggGAGATCATAACTGTTTCTCTTTCATGTGACACTCTTCTGCGTGATACCGTCTATATTTATACTCAGAagacaataatttaaaatactcgATCATAACTTTACAAGACACAAACATTGAATGATAACACGTTTCACTTAtccttttcaaatttaaaaaaaattattaattacagttttttatttataattatttttgaaagaataatattttttacatttgtACTTCTAAATTCGTactgttttaaaaattaacatcTATAGATCGTACAgatatttatttacgattgaaaTGTAAAGGGCTTGTGCATACGTATGAAGAAGATGCGTATACTGTTTGATGTCATAAATTGTTACGCAAGAGATAACGCCATTCTCACAGCTCACTTGCTTCTGGACTTCTTGTCCACACCTCAAGTACCAACTAAAACACGGAGACATAAATTCTATTTGACATCGAAGGCAAGGACTTGtgatattttactattttagaCTATCCAATGTTATAttctatttaaataaattttaataatgctattcttttaaattctgaaagatatattatgaaaaaaatgaagAATTTGAGCAGATATCTTAGAAGTTAGTTGCAGATATATGCTGTTAGATTAGAGATTTTCGCTAtgctaataatataaattagatCATCGTTAAGTATAGAACCTTAAAATATACTGTAATGGATATGATAcaaacaatttatttattaaaataaatacaagtgTGCTTGTACTCCATCCACTCTTATCCACTCTTATCATATTCTTGATCTGATATTCATGCTTCTACTATTGCTTCCGTCTCTGCTCGTGGACCCTGTATTCATGCTGAGTACTACTCTTTTTCTGGttgttattttgaatttttacacgtaatttaagatacataaaaaaaatatttttattttttattaaatttactttttataaataaaaatatacattataaattttaattcaagaaaaaaattatgaaaataataaatgaaattatGTTTTCTGATTACTTGCAAAAAGAAGGGACGGaggatgaattattaaagaccAGACTTACCTCCGAGTGAAAACGCTTGTATAATGCATATATACATCACATCTCAACTGAGTCTTGTGTTAGAACTTCTCTTCCCTCTTAATTCTCTACCTGTTTATTGTTACTCATTAATCATATTGAATATATCATCCCTCCCCAACAACAAAATTAATCGAAGAAAATTACTCAGTACTATTTatgtttattactccctccgtcccctgagttgtatacattgggggacggggacgcggcacggactttaatgctcatgtaaagtgtagttgtgtaatttatttttataattttctttttctgaattaaagtttggatgttatatttttattcagaaaaaaaaaatatcaaaattaagttacagaactatattttataggagcattgaaatgcgtatcgagcagttgaaaagaaacgtatacaattaaatgggacagagggagtactcaCCAGTCACAGTAAATGCAGTGATCGAGAAACAGGATCGAGAGCGGTGAAAGGGGAGTCACCTATTACGCGTAACATTAACTGCCTAACCAACTGCTGTGTAACCAAGATGGACTGATGACTGATATATGTGCTGATGGCTAGCAGGAACGAAAAACTATTTTGATCAAAAACGTAATTTCGCAGAATCGTACAAGAAAAATATACAAGTACGCTGCATGCAGTTAACTGGTTCCAGTCTTGCAGACTTTTTAGCTAGCTGG
This region includes:
- the LOC108208170 gene encoding uncharacterized protein LOC108208170, which codes for MYMKILPVFLLFFRLQHLRASSYTSSPHSSLSASNKEQLIHKGYMLKQELEIEEKAVSSVNRRAGGGGGGHGGHGGAAHGSSHGGSHGHGVGGGDSSGLPKYGGVVAGAGAGGAYERNNHNSGKHSGASSCCVHPVHLHYLLSLATILRLTWPILV